A genome region from Panicum virgatum strain AP13 chromosome 4K, P.virgatum_v5, whole genome shotgun sequence includes the following:
- the LOC120702612 gene encoding probable F-box protein At4g22060 isoform X2: protein MRSSRTLMMKAAESLSWSDLPSELLGLVLERLPSLADRVRLRAVCQPWRSNARLQSPSPPLPWLSLLDGTFLSIPDGKVIRMALPDNAHCYGSIDNWLFLMQIDGGCSLMNPFSKATLDLPKLAAVWCRDWLNSDNRFTTLFYKLVVPSPPDSSPESLVAVLIVDDVNCSTVCICQPPVATDLSRGRGMQPSWSLFDVAFFNGKLYGTAFGMIYGTCPNPYPERGHIFFY from the exons ATGAGGTCATCACGA ACTTTGATGATGAAAGCTGCAGAGTCTTTGTCCTGGTCGGACCTCCCTTCAGAGCTCCTAGGCCTTGTCCTTGAGCGCCTCCCCTCCCTAGCTGATCGTGTTCGACTGAGAGCAGTCTGTCAGCCTTGGCGCTCCAATGCTCGGCTGCAATCGccgtcccctcccctcccgtgGCTCAGCCTCCTTGATGGCACCTTCCTGAGCATCCCAGATGGTAAAGTTATCCGAATGGCTCTACCAGATAATGCCCACTGCTATGGCTCCATTGACAACTGGCTCTTCCTAATGCAAATCGATGGAGGGTGCTCATTGATGAATCCTTTCTCAAAGGCCACACTGGACCTTCCTAAGCTAGCCGCTGTTTGGTGCCGTGATTGGTTGAATTCAGACAACAGATTTACAACGCTTTTCTATAAGCTGGTGGTTCCCTCGCCCCCGGACTCCTCACCAGAATCCCTTGTTGCTGTGCTGATCGTGGATGATGTTAATTGCAGTACAGTTTGTATTTGCCAGCCGCCAGTTGCTACCGACTTGTCTAGAGGAAGGGGCATGCAACCGTCTTGGTCCTTGTTTGACGTCGCATTCTTCAATGGGAAGCTATATGGAACTGCTTTTG GGATGATATATGGGACTTGCCCGAATCCTTATCCAGAGAGAGgtcatatttttttttactaG
- the LOC120702612 gene encoding probable F-box protein At4g22060 isoform X4, whose amino-acid sequence MRSSRTLMMKAAESLSWSDLPSELLGLVLERLPSLADRVRLRAVCQPWRSNARLQSPSPPLPWLSLLDGTFLSIPDGKVIRMALPDNAHCYGSIDNWLFLMQIDGGCSLMNPFSKATLDLPKLAAVWCRDWLNSDNRFTTLFYKLYSLYLPAASCYRLV is encoded by the exons ATGAGGTCATCACGA ACTTTGATGATGAAAGCTGCAGAGTCTTTGTCCTGGTCGGACCTCCCTTCAGAGCTCCTAGGCCTTGTCCTTGAGCGCCTCCCCTCCCTAGCTGATCGTGTTCGACTGAGAGCAGTCTGTCAGCCTTGGCGCTCCAATGCTCGGCTGCAATCGccgtcccctcccctcccgtgGCTCAGCCTCCTTGATGGCACCTTCCTGAGCATCCCAGATGGTAAAGTTATCCGAATGGCTCTACCAGATAATGCCCACTGCTATGGCTCCATTGACAACTGGCTCTTCCTAATGCAAATCGATGGAGGGTGCTCATTGATGAATCCTTTCTCAAAGGCCACACTGGACCTTCCTAAGCTAGCCGCTGTTTGGTGCCGTGATTGGTTGAATTCAGACAACAGATTTACAACGCTTTTCTATAAGCTG TACAGTTTGTATTTGCCAGCCGCCAGTTGCTACCGACTTGTCTAG
- the LOC120702612 gene encoding probable F-box protein At4g22060 isoform X3, whose amino-acid sequence MRSSRTLMMKAAESLSWSDLPSELLGLVLERLPSLADRVRLRAVCQPWRSNARLQSPSPPLPWLSLLDGTFLSIPDGKVIRMALPDNAHCYGSIDNWLFLMQIDGGCSLMNPFSKATLDLPKLAAVWCRDWLNSDNRFTTLFYKLFVFASRQLLPTCLEEGACNRLGPCLTSHSSMGSYMELLLG is encoded by the exons ATGAGGTCATCACGA ACTTTGATGATGAAAGCTGCAGAGTCTTTGTCCTGGTCGGACCTCCCTTCAGAGCTCCTAGGCCTTGTCCTTGAGCGCCTCCCCTCCCTAGCTGATCGTGTTCGACTGAGAGCAGTCTGTCAGCCTTGGCGCTCCAATGCTCGGCTGCAATCGccgtcccctcccctcccgtgGCTCAGCCTCCTTGATGGCACCTTCCTGAGCATCCCAGATGGTAAAGTTATCCGAATGGCTCTACCAGATAATGCCCACTGCTATGGCTCCATTGACAACTGGCTCTTCCTAATGCAAATCGATGGAGGGTGCTCATTGATGAATCCTTTCTCAAAGGCCACACTGGACCTTCCTAAGCTAGCCGCTGTTTGGTGCCGTGATTGGTTGAATTCAGACAACAGATTTACAACGCTTTTCTATAAGCTG TTTGTATTTGCCAGCCGCCAGTTGCTACCGACTTGTCTAGAGGAAGGGGCATGCAACCGTCTTGGTCCTTGTTTGACGTCGCATTCTTCAATGGGAAGCTATATGGAACTGCTTTTG GGATGA
- the LOC120702612 gene encoding uncharacterized protein LOC120702612 isoform X1 codes for MRSSRTLMMKAAESLSWSDLPSELLGLVLERLPSLADRVRLRAVCQPWRSNARLQSPSPPLPWLSLLDGTFLSIPDGKVIRMALPDNAHCYGSIDNWLFLMQIDGGCSLMNPFSKATLDLPKLAAVWCRDWLNSDNRFTTLFYKLVVPSPPDSSPESLVAVLIVDDVNCSTVCICQPPVATDLSRGRGMQPSWSLFDVAFFNGKLYGTAFGKLVSFEIGYDLGSKPKISATDCIINYRDDIWDLPESLSRERSYFFLLGKATKGPAGATRGGLGTRHRGAAREVIYV; via the exons ATGAGGTCATCACGA ACTTTGATGATGAAAGCTGCAGAGTCTTTGTCCTGGTCGGACCTCCCTTCAGAGCTCCTAGGCCTTGTCCTTGAGCGCCTCCCCTCCCTAGCTGATCGTGTTCGACTGAGAGCAGTCTGTCAGCCTTGGCGCTCCAATGCTCGGCTGCAATCGccgtcccctcccctcccgtgGCTCAGCCTCCTTGATGGCACCTTCCTGAGCATCCCAGATGGTAAAGTTATCCGAATGGCTCTACCAGATAATGCCCACTGCTATGGCTCCATTGACAACTGGCTCTTCCTAATGCAAATCGATGGAGGGTGCTCATTGATGAATCCTTTCTCAAAGGCCACACTGGACCTTCCTAAGCTAGCCGCTGTTTGGTGCCGTGATTGGTTGAATTCAGACAACAGATTTACAACGCTTTTCTATAAGCTGGTGGTTCCCTCGCCCCCGGACTCCTCACCAGAATCCCTTGTTGCTGTGCTGATCGTGGATGATGTTAATTGCAGTACAGTTTGTATTTGCCAGCCGCCAGTTGCTACCGACTTGTCTAGAGGAAGGGGCATGCAACCGTCTTGGTCCTTGTTTGACGTCGCATTCTTCAATGGGAAGCTATATGGAACTGCTTTTGGTAAGCTTGTTTCCTTTGAGATTGGTTATGACCTTGGGAGTAAGCCGAAGATCTCAGCCACTGACTGCATAATCAACTACAGGGATGATATATGGGACTTGCCCGAATCCTTATCCAGAGAGAGgtcatatttttttttactaGGCAAGGCCACAAAGGGGCCAGCCGGTGCCACCAGAGGTGGCCTGGGAACGCGCCACAGAGGGGCCGCAAGAGAGGTCATATATGTCTAG